Proteins encoded together in one Oscillospiraceae bacterium window:
- a CDS encoding double zinc ribbon domain-containing protein, with translation MNILKWLFPARCLCCRALSRNSDDVCEDCLNALPRRNPPYIKQQDMSWCVAPFALNDTSRKLLHNLKFHGQLAVADYFAKEIVDCLPVFGNIDLVTWVPLSLQRHRERGYSQSHRMAKGVAKSLGLPCVKLLHKARHTEKQSMAKDVAERQRNVQGVYRVVGDGMIGKRVLLIDDVWTSGATMRECCGVLRAAGTVEVCGAVAIGV, from the coding sequence ATGAATATATTGAAATGGTTATTTCCCGCGCGGTGCCTATGCTGCCGTGCGTTGTCGAGGAATTCTGATGACGTATGTGAAGACTGTTTGAATGCGTTGCCACGACGAAATCCACCATATATTAAACAGCAAGACATGTCGTGGTGCGTTGCGCCGTTCGCGCTGAATGACACATCGCGGAAGCTGTTGCACAACTTAAAGTTTCATGGGCAACTCGCCGTGGCGGATTATTTTGCCAAAGAAATCGTTGACTGTCTGCCTGTATTTGGCAACATCGATTTGGTCACATGGGTGCCGCTGTCGCTGCAACGTCATAGGGAGCGCGGGTACAGCCAAAGCCACCGCATGGCGAAAGGCGTAGCCAAAAGTCTGGGCTTGCCGTGTGTGAAGTTACTGCACAAGGCGCGGCATACTGAGAAGCAGAGCATGGCCAAAGACGTTGCCGAGCGGCAGCGCAATGTGCAGGGCGTGTACCGTGTTGTTGGTGACGGCATGATTGGCAAGCGGGTTTTGCTGATTGACGATGTTTGGACAAGCGGCGCCACGATGCGTGAGTGTTGCGGCGTGCTGCGAGCAGCCGGGACTGTGGAGGTTTGCGGTGCGGTGGCAATAGGGGTGTAG
- the mreB gene encoding rod shape-determining protein MreB yields MFTKDIGLDLGTASILVFVKGKGVVMKEPSVVAIDKASGKLLKVGAEAQEMLGRTPGNIMAIRPLREGVISDYEMTERMIKEFLRKVNAFRMSKPRVVICVPSGITEVEERAVYDAGLNAGARRIFLVQEPLAAALGAGIDITKPCGHMVVDIGGGTTDIAVISLSNIVDSSSIKIAGDQFDEATVKYIRKKHNVLIGDRTAEELKVNIGCVVSRKEVKAAKVRGRCLLTGLPKEITVTSSQMVEAFAESGSRIVEAIHAVLERTPPELVADISSNGILMTGGGCLLYGLDKLIESKTGIRTFIADEPISCVVNGTGKSLEYIDDMQDGTINIARRKQMQI; encoded by the coding sequence ATGTTTACAAAGGATATCGGTTTAGATTTGGGGACGGCATCAATTTTGGTGTTTGTCAAAGGCAAGGGCGTGGTGATGAAAGAGCCGAGCGTTGTTGCCATCGATAAGGCCAGCGGGAAATTGCTCAAAGTGGGTGCTGAGGCGCAGGAGATGCTGGGCCGTACGCCGGGCAATATTATGGCGATTCGGCCGTTGCGTGAGGGTGTGATCAGCGACTACGAGATGACCGAACGCATGATTAAGGAGTTTCTGCGCAAAGTTAACGCGTTTCGTATGAGCAAGCCGCGGGTGGTCATCTGTGTGCCGAGCGGTATTACCGAGGTTGAGGAGCGTGCCGTTTACGATGCCGGGCTGAACGCCGGGGCGCGGCGGATTTTTTTGGTGCAAGAGCCGTTGGCAGCGGCGTTGGGAGCCGGCATTGATATTACCAAGCCGTGCGGGCATATGGTGGTTGACATCGGCGGCGGCACGACCGATATTGCTGTCATTAGTTTATCCAATATTGTTGATTCTTCCTCCATTAAAATCGCCGGCGACCAGTTTGACGAGGCGACGGTCAAGTATATACGTAAAAAGCATAATGTACTGATTGGCGACCGTACGGCCGAGGAGCTGAAAGTCAACATCGGCTGTGTTGTGTCGCGCAAGGAAGTCAAGGCGGCCAAGGTGCGCGGGCGGTGCTTGCTGACAGGCCTGCCGAAGGAGATTACCGTTACGTCAAGCCAAATGGTTGAGGCGTTTGCCGAATCGGGTAGCCGTATTGTTGAAGCCATTCACGCCGTGCTGGAACGCACGCCGCCGGAACTGGTCGCCGACATTTCGAGTAACGGTATTTTGATGACGGGCGGTGGCTGCCTGCTTTACGGACTAGATAAATTGATTGAGAGCAAGACGGGCATTCGCACTTTTATCGCCGATGAGCCAATTAGCTGCGTGGTGAACGGCACGGGCAAGAGTTTGGAGTATATTGACGATATGCAGGATGGGACGATTAATATTGCGCGGAGAAAGCAGATGCAAATTTAG
- a CDS encoding thioesterase, protein MTNILTREFYVSGNECDYDGRIHVHTLQSKLMDCAYIHAEDLDVSRQEVQALTGGGVWVLVRLGVSLNAPLHYPQTFTIDTWPTGVKGPYFGRDYVIRRGDETVGQASSAWLIVNPDTTRIIRGRDLPQADIHGNPGAAVCYDLEKIAPPDELKVIGRHIVQYADLDINNHVNNTRYLAIAANALALHTRRQCMTAWQINYTEQCLSGEEIVLSSGVYDDRSLYVVGEVDGKRRFDMRVWLG, encoded by the coding sequence ATGACCAATATTTTAACCCGTGAATTTTACGTCAGCGGCAATGAGTGTGATTATGACGGGCGCATTCATGTCCACACATTGCAGAGCAAATTGATGGACTGTGCGTATATACACGCCGAGGATTTGGACGTGTCGCGGCAGGAAGTTCAGGCACTGACCGGCGGCGGTGTGTGGGTGTTGGTTCGCTTGGGTGTATCGCTTAATGCGCCATTGCATTACCCGCAGACATTCACGATCGATACTTGGCCGACGGGTGTTAAAGGGCCGTATTTTGGGCGCGATTATGTGATTCGGCGCGGCGATGAGACTGTTGGCCAGGCGAGCAGTGCGTGGTTGATTGTCAATCCCGACACTACGCGCATCATACGCGGCCGCGATTTGCCGCAGGCCGACATTCACGGAAATCCCGGTGCGGCGGTATGCTATGATTTAGAGAAAATAGCGCCGCCCGATGAATTGAAAGTCATCGGGCGGCATATTGTGCAATATGCTGACTTGGATATTAACAACCATGTCAACAACACGCGATATCTGGCCATTGCAGCAAATGCGCTGGCGTTACATACGCGTCGGCAGTGCATGACGGCATGGCAGATTAACTACACTGAGCAATGCCTATCTGGCGAGGAAATTGTGCTGTCCAGCGGCGTATATGATGACCGATCACTGTATGTTGTGGGTGAGGTTGATGGCAAACGGCGGTTTGATATGCGGGTTTGGTTGGGATAA
- a CDS encoding UDP-N-acetylmuramoyl-tripeptide--D-alanyl-D-alanine ligase: MKMKPLTLAQATAAMDGVLIGGVENALIQQVVMDSRLDVAGALFLAIPGNRVDGHDFVADVLARGAVCALVEREIEDAPGAQIIVPCTQTAIKALARYYRALFDIPVIGITGSVGKTSTKEMMASVLGAKFNVHKTAGNLNNELGVPLTLLGLREEHEVAVIEMGISDFGEMTRLTDMVQPTVAIITIIGYAHLDNLGDRAGVFRAKTEIFHGIMPGGIALLNGDDDMLHSCKVTDIAPDKTNVKTVLYGLLPQNAYHVENIENQGEAGTSCDLCWNDMRLPVAIPVFGTPMVYAALASTAVGVRLGMTPTEIARGITDFQAVQGRSNVCKSTKFTIIDDCYNANPSSVKASVTALSTLPGRRVAILGDMGELGPDENALHYQTGEHISECDVDALICIGTSSRHIYDGAKAKKPTLTAMHFAEKSQAIAALNDFLQDGDHILVKASRFMRFEEIVEVLLAQR; the protein is encoded by the coding sequence ATGAAGATGAAGCCTCTAACCTTAGCGCAAGCAACCGCGGCAATGGACGGTGTTCTCATCGGCGGTGTTGAGAATGCTTTAATCCAACAAGTCGTGATGGATTCACGTCTTGATGTTGCCGGCGCACTTTTTTTGGCAATCCCCGGCAATCGTGTTGACGGGCACGACTTTGTTGCCGACGTATTGGCGCGTGGCGCTGTTTGTGCGCTGGTGGAACGAGAAATCGAAGATGCCCCGGGCGCGCAAATTATTGTACCCTGTACACAAACAGCGATTAAGGCCTTGGCACGCTATTATCGAGCTTTATTTGACATCCCTGTCATCGGCATCACAGGCAGCGTGGGCAAAACAAGCACCAAAGAAATGATGGCAAGCGTTTTGGGCGCAAAATTCAACGTACATAAAACTGCAGGCAATCTCAATAACGAGCTGGGCGTACCGCTGACACTTTTAGGGTTGCGCGAAGAGCACGAGGTCGCCGTCATCGAAATGGGCATTTCTGACTTTGGCGAAATGACACGCCTGACCGACATGGTGCAACCCACGGTGGCTATCATTACCATTATCGGCTATGCACACTTGGATAATTTGGGCGACCGTGCGGGCGTTTTTCGAGCAAAGACTGAGATTTTTCACGGCATTATGCCCGGCGGTATAGCGTTGTTAAACGGCGACGACGATATGTTACATTCCTGCAAAGTCACCGACATTGCACCGGACAAAACAAACGTGAAAACAGTGCTGTACGGCCTTTTACCGCAAAACGCATACCACGTCGAAAATATTGAAAATCAAGGCGAAGCAGGCACTTCTTGTGACCTTTGCTGGAATGATATGCGCTTGCCTGTCGCCATTCCCGTTTTCGGCACACCTATGGTCTATGCCGCGTTGGCTTCTACAGCAGTCGGTGTGCGGTTGGGCATGACGCCAACGGAAATCGCGCGCGGCATTACTGATTTCCAAGCCGTGCAAGGCCGTTCAAATGTATGCAAGAGCACGAAATTCACGATCATTGACGACTGCTACAACGCCAATCCCAGCTCAGTAAAAGCATCCGTAACGGCGTTGTCAACTCTCCCCGGCAGACGCGTTGCCATCTTGGGTGATATGGGCGAATTGGGCCCCGATGAGAACGCTTTGCATTATCAAACAGGTGAGCATATCAGTGAATGCGACGTAGACGCGCTTATCTGCATTGGTACGTCAAGCCGTCACATCTACGATGGTGCCAAAGCCAAGAAACCAACACTGACAGCTATGCACTTCGCCGAAAAGTCTCAAGCCATTGCCGCATTAAATGATTTTTTACAAGACGGCGACCATATTCTTGTCAAGGCGTCACGGTTTATGCGTTTTGAGGAAATCGTCGAAGTGCTGCTGGCGCAAAGATAA
- a CDS encoding D-alanine--D-alanine ligase has translation MHIVVLCGGLYPERNVSIATGRQIAAALMDIGHQVLLMDLFFGCSVKPARDAFDNNLERVPTVPMGQQPDLTDVQRQRAGNDANLIGDGVFELCRTADIVFMALHGEDGENGRLQAAFDLAGIKYTGTDFLGSALAMHKGISRTLMQAAGIKVPPGFILRRDELTPQITPPVVIKPASGGSSVATTIVRRESDILPALNAVFALDNEALVEQFVSGREFSVGVLGDAVLPVIEICPTAEFFDYEAKYQGHTTEVCPAEIPAEIAVKMQAHALAAHNALHLSVYSRTDFILSDDNEIFYLESNTLPGMTPLSLLPQEAQAIGLNFVDLCQKIIDISMEKYI, from the coding sequence ATGCACATAGTCGTTTTATGCGGCGGACTTTATCCTGAACGCAATGTGTCAATTGCTACGGGGCGCCAAATTGCAGCCGCGTTGATGGACATAGGGCATCAAGTGCTGTTGATGGACTTGTTCTTTGGTTGTTCCGTCAAACCGGCACGCGACGCTTTCGATAATAATTTAGAGCGCGTACCAACGGTTCCAATGGGGCAACAACCTGATTTGACAGACGTTCAGCGCCAACGCGCAGGCAACGATGCAAATCTAATCGGTGATGGCGTGTTTGAATTGTGCCGCACTGCCGACATCGTGTTTATGGCACTACACGGCGAAGACGGCGAAAACGGCCGCTTGCAAGCCGCCTTTGACTTGGCCGGCATCAAATACACCGGTACGGACTTTCTCGGCTCAGCGCTTGCCATGCACAAAGGCATCAGCCGCACTTTGATGCAAGCAGCAGGCATCAAAGTGCCGCCCGGCTTTATTCTTCGCCGCGATGAGCTCACACCACAAATCACCCCACCTGTCGTCATCAAGCCCGCCAGCGGCGGTTCAAGTGTCGCTACGACGATCGTGCGGCGCGAGTCCGATATCCTGCCTGCTTTGAACGCTGTTTTCGCCTTGGACAACGAGGCTTTAGTCGAGCAATTTGTCTCCGGGCGCGAATTCTCGGTCGGCGTTTTAGGCGATGCAGTTCTGCCTGTCATCGAAATCTGCCCCACAGCTGAATTTTTCGATTACGAGGCCAAATACCAAGGTCACACTACAGAAGTTTGTCCCGCTGAAATCCCCGCCGAAATCGCAGTAAAAATGCAAGCCCATGCCCTCGCGGCACACAACGCACTACACCTTAGCGTGTATTCCCGCACAGATTTTATATTGAGCGATGATAACGAAATCTTCTATTTAGAGTCTAATACCCTACCTGGCATGACCCCACTGAGTTTGCTTCCGCAAGAAGCGCAAGCCATCGGACTTAACTTCGTCGATCTGTGCCAAAAAATCATCGACATCTCAATGGAGAAATATATATGA
- a CDS encoding HD domain-containing protein: MENRIEVLRKHIDHIILNMTDTFERRCAYLHLYGVSQACAFIALRRGENVELATMAGMLHDFYTYKFMDSDRHAEKGAALAREVLNELAITTNDETDLICSAIHNHSSKSGTFPAFDEVLIDADVLQHCIYNITAPVMEHEAARFRKLIKEFDLKYTV; encoded by the coding sequence ATGGAAAATCGGATTGAGGTTTTGCGCAAACATATTGACCATATCATTTTGAATATGACCGACACGTTTGAGCGCCGTTGCGCTTACCTTCATCTATACGGCGTTTCACAGGCTTGTGCTTTCATTGCGCTCCGACGCGGTGAAAATGTCGAATTGGCGACGATGGCGGGTATGTTGCATGACTTTTATACCTATAAATTTATGGATTCTGATCGCCATGCTGAAAAAGGCGCTGCATTGGCGCGCGAAGTATTAAATGAGTTGGCCATAACAACCAACGATGAAACTGACTTAATCTGCTCAGCCATTCATAACCACAGTTCAAAAAGCGGAACCTTTCCTGCCTTTGATGAGGTGCTGATTGATGCCGATGTGTTACAGCATTGCATTTATAATATAACGGCGCCCGTTATGGAACATGAAGCAGCGAGATTCAGAAAGCTGATAAAAGAATTTGACCTCAAATACACCGTATAG